TGCCCTCGATATCGCGGTCGACAGCCTTGCCGATGTCATGCAGGAAGCCGGCCCGCTTGGCGACGTTGACATTGATGCCCAGGTCGGCGGCCATCATACCCGCCAGTTGCGCCACTTCGACCGAATGCTGCAACACGTTCTGGCCGTAGCTGGTGCGGTATTTGAGGCGGCCCATGATTTTGATCAGTTCGGGCCGCAGTCCGTGGACGCCGGCGGAATAGGCAGCCTGCTCGCCGGCAGCCTGCATCGCGGCTTCGACCTCTTCCTTAGCCTTAGCCACCACCTCTTCGATGCGGGCGGGGTGAATGCGGCCGTCGATGACCAGTTTGGATAATACCTGGCGGGCGATCTCTCGCCTGACGGGGTCGAAGCTGGAGATAGTCACCGCCTCCGGAGTATCGTCGATGATGAGGTCGACGCCTGTGGCCTGTTCCAGGGCGCGGATGTTGCGGCCTTCGCGGCCGATCAAGCGCCCTTTCATCTCGTCGGACGGGATCGGCACGACAGATACCGTCGTTTCAGTCACGATGTCCGATGCGGTGCGCTGGATGGCATGGATAATAATGTTACGCGCCTTCTCGTCGGCCTCTTCCTTGATGCGCTGTTCCCACTGTCGTATCCGCCGCGAGGACTCAACCTGCATCTCGGCTTCGACCATCTCCAGGAGGTGGTCTTTGGCTTCCTGGGTGGTCAAACCGGCGACTTCTTCTAATTTGCGCTGCTCCTGGCCGCGAAGCTCTTCCACTCTGGCCAATTCTTCGTCAATGGATTTTTCGCGGGCCATCAGGGCGTGCTCGCGCTGGTCAAGGGTTTCCAGCTTATGCTCCAGCGTCTCGACCTTCTGGGTCACCCGTGTTTCCTGTTTAGCCAATTCGGTACGGCGTTCGCGCAGTTCATTTTCATTGGCGAAACGCATTTTTTCGGCTTCGTCGCGGGCGCTCTGGGCAATTGTTTTAGCCTCGGCGTTGGCCTCGGCAATGGTGTGGGCGGCTTTGCGCTGCGCCACCCTGAGTTTGCGGCTGTAAATCAACTGTTTTGAAATAGAAATGAAGAAACCCCCAGCCACGCACCCGATTATGAAGGCGGCTAACACTGTTAAAGGATTCGTAAAGTCCATATTTTTAACCCCCGATTATTTTAAGTTTGTTGCCGTTTTGCCTGGGGGATAACGGCCTATCCTTGTTCTCTGTTCAAAAACTTTATTTGCCGTGATCAACCCCATCCGCATTGAGTCGAACGAGCGTCCGCTCGATGGTATTCCAATTGAAACCTCTGCGCCTCAAGAAGTCTGTCACCTTGTGCCGCGCTTCTTCCGCCGGCAATGTTTGAAACCGCTTGAGCCGCGGCAGAGCCGCCTGGTAGGCTGCCTCTCCGTCATCGATCGTTGAAACAGCATCGTTGGCGGTGGCGGCGTCGATGCCCTTGGTTTTAAGTTCCCGTTTGATGATGTAGGCCGACCTCGGGCTACCGGCAGCCCGGTTTTCGCTCCAGGATCTGGCGAAAGCGGCGTCGTCAATGAGGCCGGATGATTTCAACCGTTCGACCGTCGACTCGATCTCAGTCTCGCCATAACCCTTGCGGGCCAGCCGCTGCCGCATCTCGGATTCAGTGCGCGCCCGGTAACCCAGCAGTTTCAAAGCTGCCTGGTAGCAGGCATCGGCCAGTTCTTTAGGCGACCGTTCGAGGTCTTCGTTATCGATAAGCCTGGCCTTAACCATTTTCCCGGGTTGTCTCGCCAGAGGCAACTTTTCCCCCAAAAACAGTATCGGGCGGAGGGATGCCATGCCTCGCGCCCGACACCAAAGGGTTTTACCTAAACTAAGAGCCTTATTTTGGAGGCTATTCGGTCTCGATAAAGCTTGCGTTGGTGGCCGCCGTGGCACGGATATCCTTTTCGACGGCATCCGCCGTCTCCGGGTGCTGGACGAGGAAATTCCTCGCCGACTCCCGTCCCTGCCCCAGGCGAACATCACCATAAGAGAAGAAAGCACCGGACTTCTTGATCACGTTTGATTCGACGCCGAGGTCGATCAGGTTGCCCTCTCGGGAGATGCCCGAATCGAACAAGATGTCGAATTCGGCGCTCCTGAACGGAGGCGCCACCTTGTTTTTGACCACCCTCACCTTGACGTGGGTGCCGATGGCGGAGTTGCCGGATTTCAGCGTCTCTACCCGCCGCACGTCCAGCCGGACCGAGGCATAGAATTTAAGCGCCCGGCCACCGGGGGTGATCTCCGGGTTGCCGAAGACGATGCCCACTTTTTCGCGAAGCTGGTTGATGAAGATGACGGCGGTGCCGGTCGAACCGATGGCCGCGGTCAGTTTCCTTAAGGCCTGGCTCATCAGCCGTGCCTGCAGGCCGACGTGGGAGTCACCCATATCGCCTTCAAGCTCGGCCTTGGGCACCAGTGCGGCCACCGAGTCGATGACCACCAGGTC
This is a stretch of genomic DNA from Dehalogenimonas etheniformans. It encodes these proteins:
- the rny gene encoding ribonuclease Y, with translation MDFTNPLTVLAAFIIGCVAGGFFISISKQLIYSRKLRVAQRKAAHTIAEANAEAKTIAQSARDEAEKMRFANENELRERRTELAKQETRVTQKVETLEHKLETLDQREHALMAREKSIDEELARVEELRGQEQRKLEEVAGLTTQEAKDHLLEMVEAEMQVESSRRIRQWEQRIKEEADEKARNIIIHAIQRTASDIVTETTVSVVPIPSDEMKGRLIGREGRNIRALEQATGVDLIIDDTPEAVTISSFDPVRREIARQVLSKLVIDGRIHPARIEEVVAKAKEEVEAAMQAAGEQAAYSAGVHGLRPELIKIMGRLKYRTSYGQNVLQHSVEVAQLAGMMAADLGINVNVAKRAGFLHDIGKAVDRDIEGTHAAIGADLVKQWDKNPDVVRGVAEHHFDQTETSIWGFLVSAADAISSARPGARRESLENYIKRLKALEEIANSFKGVDRSYAIQAGREIRILVKPEEIDDLGSMRLARDIVKKIEEGLDYPGQIKVTVLRETRATDYAR
- a CDS encoding regulatory protein RecX, with the protein product MASLRPILFLGEKLPLARQPGKMVKARLIDNEDLERSPKELADACYQAALKLLGYRARTESEMRQRLARKGYGETEIESTVERLKSSGLIDDAAFARSWSENRAAGSPRSAYIIKRELKTKGIDAATANDAVSTIDDGEAAYQAALPRLKRFQTLPAEEARHKVTDFLRRRGFNWNTIERTLVRLNADGVDHGK
- the recA gene encoding recombinase RecA; protein product: MANIDLEKQRALEAAVGLIEKQFGKGAIMKLSDAASTVAVDVIPTGSISLDLALGVGGIPRGRVTEIFGPEGSGKTTLAQHIIAQCQKQGGKAFYIDVEHAFDPKYAKTCGINLDELYIAQPDTGEEALDICEKLVRSGGADLVVIDSVAALVPKAELEGDMGDSHVGLQARLMSQALRKLTAAIGSTGTAVIFINQLREKVGIVFGNPEITPGGRALKFYASVRLDVRRVETLKSGNSAIGTHVKVRVVKNKVAPPFRSAEFDILFDSGISREGNLIDLGVESNVIKKSGAFFSYGDVRLGQGRESARNFLVQHPETADAVEKDIRATAATNASFIETE